A window of Roseovarius sp. M141 genomic DNA:
GGCTCAGCACCGGTGAACGCGATTTTCCACCCTGAAAGGTCAATTTCCACGTTTGGATTCTTCTCAAGCTGGGCAGCCACGCGCGCAAACCCGAAATTCGGTCCGCCAGCCACTGTCGCCTTCCTGTCAGAGATCAACTGAAGCCATTTAAGCGGGTTTCGGATGAAGGACTGGGGGGTCATCAATAGATTAGGAAAACCCACATAGATCGGCGCTAAGATGCCACCGATTAGGCCCATATCGTGGAAGGGTGGAAGCCAGAGCACTCCTTTGTCCGACGAGCAGAGCGAGAATCCCAGCCGGATCATTTCCAGGTTGGCCATAATATTGTCATGAGTAAGAATGACGCCCTTTGGGGCGCCCGTTGATCCGGACGTGTATTGAATAAGCGCAATAGCATCTCTTGTCGGCGTGGGAATATGTGCCAAATCCGATCCGGAGCGTGCTGCAAGCCGACGTTCTGCAACATCCAAAACAGCCAATTTACCAAGAGCTTCACTAGAGGACGCGGTGAAGTCGAGCCACCTGTTTTTGGTCTCACATCCATCAATCAAGACCAGTTCGGCACCCGCATCCTGAGCTATGGCTGACACCCTTGGTAGCTGCGACGTCGCCGTCGGCGGATAGATCGGGACTGCGGTCACACCCGCCCTAAAACAGGCCAAAAGAGCAACAACATAGTCCAAACCCGGTTGGCATGCGATAAGCGCACGGGACCCCGGCCTGCCGCCAACTTCGTCTGAGGCCGCTACTTTCAAAACGGCATCCTGCAACTCCCGGTAGGAAATTGGTGTAATGTCGGAATGCGTGGCTAGGAATTCGAACGCAACCGCATCGGGAAGTAATTGCGTGAGTTGTTCGAGACGATCAGATATCGTCCCTCCAAGTTTCCCGACAGCCAAACTCAACCCCTTATGCTCAACCTAGCCCAAGCACCGGACAGGATAGTTGCGAAAAGCGTACACCTTATCCTTTTCCACCTACAAGTGTTCAATCTTGTATTATAATAACGCATCCCATCTTCAAGCTTATCCGCTTTGCGACGGAAAAAACCTCAGCGTTTCAATAGAAATGGAACCGTCACGATGCCGTCGACGGCCCGCTGAAAACCAAACAGAAAGACTGCCAGCTTAGTTTCAGCTTGACGCTTTGTCATGCAGTGATAACGCTCAACGTACAAAAGCTAACAGACAGTCGGTCGGGTCAGTGTCGTGGTGCAATTGAGAGCTGAAAAAGTACTGTCAGATATCGACGAGAGCCATCTCCGCAGTCAGGTTGAGAAACTGCTCGGCCCGCGGAGCCGACTTCACGCGCCAGAGCGCATGGCTGAAGTCGAGAGGGAGCTCATCAGCGCACTAGTTTCCATCGGCCTTCAGGTCAGCAAATGCCCTTACTCGTTATCGAATGTCGCGGGAAACAAGGACCTCGGCACGCATGAGGAAGGCGACTGGTCCGACACCGTGTATGAGGAGCTCAATGGACAGAATATCGTGGCGTTGAAACCCGGCGCCGGCTCAGATGTTATTGTCTTGGGCGCGCATTTCGACACCACCCGCGACTCTCCGGGTGCCGACGACAACACCTCAAGCCTCGTCGCATTACTTGAGGTCGCGCGTCTTTTAGCTCCGCTGGAGCTTGATGCGACGCTGCTTTTCGTTGCCTTTGATATGGAAGAGATCGGCTATCATGGGTCTCGCGTTTTCGTGCGGGATCAACTGCCCGAGCCTCCCAAGGCGGCAATCGTTTTCGAAAGTGTCGGTTACACCTCGACAGAGCCTGGGAGTCAGAAAACTCCACCCGGATTCAGGCTGCTCTACCCCCGCCAGGCTCGGAAGCTGAAACAATGCGAGTACCGTGGAAACTGGTCGGCGATCGTGCACCGTCGGAATTCACGTCGTCTGGCTCGGCGTATCGCTGACGAACTGGATGGCGTAAGTTGCGAGAACTCGACGATTCTCATGAGCGATCCGGGCGACCTCCCGCTGGTCGGCGACCTGATTAGGAAGGTTGCGCCTTTCGTCCGAAACTTCGGCCGCAGTGACCACATCGCATTCTGGGAGCAGAACATACCCGCGATTATGATCACCGACACGGCGAACTTCCGAAATCCGCACTATCACCAACCCTCGGACTTACCGGACACGCTCGATTACGGGCACCTGCGCCAGGTGATTGCGGCTACAGCGATCGCCATCGAAGCCCTGGCGATTGGCGGGTCATAGCTAGCGCTGACTTCACACGCGCTAACTCCCACAATTGCCTAATTTTGATGACAACACGCAAAGGTATGGTATACATCATTAAGAAGAAAAGGATTTATAAGCTTGTGCTGAGCTAGGGATATGGAGGGATAGTTTATGGACGAACAAGCAATCGCCGAATTGGGCGCCAAGGCGCGCGAAGCCCTGTTGGCTGAGCAGAATGGCGTTTTTGATGCCATAAAGACAAAAGCCGAAACCATGGCTCGCTTGGAGGCCGAACGGCTGTACGCCAGCCTGATTCACCAGTTCCAGGAACATATGTAACTCACCGCGTTAGCGGATCGGAGAATTCACAAGAGAGCAATCTGCTCATTTGTGGATTTTCTTTATGTGCGAGGATTACTTAATAATCTGCACCCACTCAAAAAATGCTGAACCTTCTTCCGTCACTCCTAAAACCCACGATCGAAAACGCTTTAAAAACAGAATTTTACAAAGATACCTGGACTCCATTCCAATCCGTGCTGGAGGGTGTAAGAAACTCGTCGTCCGAGGATCAGGTACAAGAGCTGTTTCAAGGATTACCCTTTGTATCCAAAGATGAAATCAGAGCGGCTGGCGACAATGCCCGAGTGCTTGACGGCCAGCTCATCGAAGAAAGCCTCACAAGCGGATCGACGGACGCACCGTTCGTGTTCGCATTCGGCCAAAGAGAACGAGCGGCTGAGGCGACGTTCTACAAGTCCTTCTGGGGAGATTCCTTGGATCGCGAGAAACGCCGTATCGTCCGGCTCATGGACCCGCAAACCACCGTGGAAAAGCGATCGTTGACGCCGACACGTTTCCACGACGTCAGCCTGTACAAGCGAGGAAGCTTTTCCTACTTGCTCGACCACGTGATCTCACGCACCTGGCGTGAAGATCAAGTGGAGGACACTGTCACCGCCATATCCGCATCGGAACGCGTTCTTAGGGCCTTCACTGAGGCAGCCCGTGCGCGACATCCAGACGGTTTCGAGAGTCCGATTCAATACTTGTACACATCTTCCTCCCCGCTTACGCCGGAGGCGCGCACGGATTATGAGACATTCTGGGGCGGCCACGTTATAGACCGTTACGGCCTGTCCGAAACCTTCGGGGGTGCGACGCAGTATTCGGACGGCTGGTACATGTTCGACCCGACCCTTTTCCCCGAGGTGGTTTCAGCGGACACCCGAACGCCCCTGAAAGAAGGGGTAGGCATGATGGTCCTGACGCCGCTTTTCCCGTTTCAAGAGGTCCAGCCGCTAGTCCGATACTGGACCGGCGATGTCGTTGAGGTGACGCATACGCGGTCGAGCCTGCCTGGAAGGCTGGCCATACGCCCTCTAGGAAGGGCATGTGATGGACTTTTTGACGAGACGCGCAAGACCTGGGTTTTGACGCCAGACATAGTGTTTCGCGCCCTGGAGGACCGTATGGACATAGACCGGGCGCCGATGTTCCTGGATAGCCGTCAGGTGGTCGACCACTACCGCGTGGGTTTGCCGCTGAGACGGCTGACACGCGCCGACGACGCAGGCGGACAAATCATTCGGCTTTATGTCTCGGCCAAGGGCGAGCCGAGCACCCGCCGCGCGACTTTGACTTCGATCGAAAACACGATCCGCAGCCTCGCGCCAGACTGCTCGGACGAAAGTCGTTATAGATTCGAAGTCAAGCACTCGGACGACCCTGAAGGCCAAGCTGATGCGGCTGGCGAATCGGTACCGTCATGACTCGGTGAGCCGGGCCGGTGCACGTCGGCGGCTCGACAGAAAGCGTGACTTGGCGAGCCGGCATGCGACCGTGACCATCGGATTGGTCGCGTTCGCAATATCGAATTTGGCGCTTTGCGCCAGCAGCATGCATGCCGCGGAAGCCTCAATTTCAAACTCCGCCATCAGCCACCGCAGCATCTCGGAGGCGGAATACCGCAACGCCATCTCCAGCGAGCGTGCATTGCCGACAACCCAGATCCAGTCGCCGTCCTCGCCGCGCGGCCACATCACCTGCCGTCCTTTAATGACATTCACGGCCAGGACGACATCGACCGAAACCTCGATCCCCGCACCGCAAATCTCCCCGTCGCCCTGCGCGGCATGACCGTCGCCCAGATACAACATCGCCCCCGGCTCAAAGACCGGCAGATAAAGCGTCGAGCCAGATCCAAGGAGGGGTGAATCCATATTGCCGCCATAGCGCCCAGAGGTTCCGCACCAGATCGACTGACCCTTGTCAGGAGCAACGCCGATACATCCCAGCATGGGCGACAGAGGAACGGCGAGCTCGACCGCGGCGCCGGATGCCTGAGCAGGCCTTGCGACCCCTGCGGCCTTGTCAATTATCCAGCGATTGGTCCGCCGCGCCGGCATGATATCGGCGATATCAGGATCGACTATGCTAGGAACCGGAGTATTCTCACTTGTTCCATAATCCCTGTTGGGCGAGATAGATTTCAACTCGACGACGAGCGTATCGCCCGGTTCCGCGCCGGCAATCGAAAACGGACCGGTCAGTGGGTTGTCGCAACGCGTGAGTTGGTGCCCGTCCGCATCAACCCCATAGGCGTCTACGCAGTGTGTTTCTAGGACCATGCCCGGATCAAGCGTCATGACGGGCGGGTGCCCGCCAAAACGGTCATGGAACTGATCTGCTCTAAAGTACTGTCTTCCCAAGACGCACCACTCCGTAAACGGCCACTAGACACACCCGCTTCGATTTGAAGCACGTGCGCCTTGAAAACTCTAGCATGAGCCCCATCAGGTTGAAGGCTCAATTTCAGACGCCTGGGCCCAGTGGCATTGCCCCGGCGTCTTCGAGTGGAAAGTGGCTTGAACAAGCATCTGGGGGCTGCATGAAAACGTGACAGGCCCACACTGTGGCAAGTGTATGGTGCGGCTAACGAATTCTGTTCAATCTTTAATGGACTGAGCCAGGGGGGCACACGCGATCTTATGTTCCTTTCCGACGGTGACTAGGCTTTGTTGGCGCGCTTCGCATTCTGGTATCGCGCTCGGACATTGACAATAAAAAGGGCACCCCGAAGAATTCGAAATGATGGTTTTCGCCTTGTTTCGAGAGTATTCCCTTGGACGGCTTGATCCAACTCGTGGCACAAGGATTGAGGACACTAACTTTCGGGAGTACGGATGGGCTGGTTCTTTAAGGAGAACATCGCAACACGCGTCTTCAACGATCTGTCCCGAATAGAGAACAACAGCGCGTTCACACACTTTTTTGATCAGAGACATGTCATGGGTTATAAAAAGGTATGTTAGTCCAGAATTTTCGCGGAGCTTATTGAGCAACTCAAGGATGGCAACTCGATTCAGAGCGTCGAGACCGGTCGTTGGCTCGTCGAGGATCAAAAGCTCTGGTTCAGTTGCGAGAGCCCTAGCGATTGACACTCTTTGTTGCTGACCTCCGCTCAGTTCGCTGGGCTGTCGGTCGATAAATCGCTCGTCAAGATTAACAAGTTCGAGGAGCTCCAAAGTCCGTCGTCGACGCTGTTTTTTGTTCATCCGGTAGTGTAGTTTCAATGGTTCTCCCAGAGTTTCTTTGACACTCATGCGTGGGTTTAGCGATTCACTTGGGTGCTGGAACACTATCTGCATGAAACGCCTTAGGCGACGCAATTCAGATGGTTTTAGTCGGCCGAGGTCGTGGCTCTTAAAGAACACTGAACCGGAAATTGGTTTGATTAAGCCCGCAATGGCCCGGGCAAGAGTTGTTTTTCCGCTTCCACTTTCGCCGACCAACGCCACTGACTCACCCTTTTGAAGTCTTATCGACACGCCATTCAGCGCTCGAATACTGCGGCCGCGCCTTATCGGAAAATCGCAGATGAGGTCTGAGGTGTACGCGAGCGGAGGCCTTGCTTCTCGCGAATTTAAGTGTTCGACCTGACCCACTAGAATTCCTTATTTAATGACTCTTCCGATGGTATAGCAGCTTCGCGATGAGCTAAAATACAGCGAACAGATTGGTGTAACGCGACCTTCGCGACGGGAACTGGCATCTTGCAATTTTCAGTGCGCCAAGGACACCTATACTGGAATTGGCAGCCAAGTGGTCGGTTCAAAAGGTCAGGAGGCGGGCCGTCAACTTTCAAACGTGGATGTGTTACTAGCGTCAGCGCATCAATTAAGCCTCGGGTGTATGGATGACATGGCTTTTCGAGTACAGTGGTTGTTGGGCTTTCCTCTACTACTTGTCCTGCAAACATAACTGCCACCTTGTCTGCAAGACGCGCAACTACACCCATATCATGCGTTATTAGCCAAACAGAGGCACCCGAGTCTGTGACAAGTTCGTCGATTAAGTCAAGGATGTCTGCTTGGAGAGTTGCGTCTAGACCTGTCGTTGGTTCATCTGCAATCAAGAGGCTTGGTTTGGAAATCATAGCAATGGCGATAATCGCTCGCTGAGCCATCCCTCCGCTAAGTTGGTGTGGGAAGCTGTGATGGCTTTCCGCTCCCTTTGGAAAGCCGACAGCCTGTAGCTGTTCTATGGCTCTACTCAAGGCTGCGCGTCGGCTAACGCGCTCGTGCGCTCTGATCATTCTGACTATTTGATCCCCTAATGTCAGGAATGGATTCAGCGCCGATACTGGATTCTGAGAAATGATTGAGATTTGACGTCCGCGGATCCTTCGCAAGTGTTGAGCATCGGCTTTGACTAAGTCGTCACCTTTCCAAAATATCGACCCGTGCGTGATGCTTGCGGCTTCTGGCAGAAGACCCATAGTGGCCCATGCAGAGATCGATTTTCCTGCACCAGTTTCTCCGATCACACCAACAATTTCTGACGAACAGATCGATAAATCAAATCCATCGAGCAGTTTAATCTGCTTCCCCGCTTGATAAACTGAAACCTCAAGATCACGTATTTCGAGAAGCGGGACCGGCGTAGTCCGCTCGCTTGGCTTCATTTTGTTATCCTCCCGGCAAAAAAGTCACCCAAAACTGAAAAGAACAAAACAGTAAGACAAAGTGAGGCGCCTGGAAAAGCAACGACCCACCACTCTCCAGTAAGAATGTAAGGAGCACCCTCAGAAATCATGGCACCCCACTCTGGCGTCGGTGGAACCAGCCCGGCGCCCACAAAGCTAAGCCCAGCAGTAATAATTAGGGCCCATCCAATGTTAACCGAAGTTTGTGCAATCACCGCTCCTAAAGCATTTGGCAGAATGTGCCGAATGATTACATTTGCATCTGAGTTGCCGATGCAACGAGCAGCCTCTACAAACGCGCGGCCACGTAGCGACTGTACTTCCGTGCGCAACAAGCGAGTGAAGATGGGGATGTTCAAAACCACTAAGATGAAAATAACTGTG
This region includes:
- a CDS encoding acetamidase/formamidase family protein → MGRQYFRADQFHDRFGGHPPVMTLDPGMVLETHCVDAYGVDADGHQLTRCDNPLTGPFSIAGAEPGDTLVVELKSISPNRDYGTSENTPVPSIVDPDIADIMPARRTNRWIIDKAAGVARPAQASGAAVELAVPLSPMLGCIGVAPDKGQSIWCGTSGRYGGNMDSPLLGSGSTLYLPVFEPGAMLYLGDGHAAQGDGEICGAGIEVSVDVVLAVNVIKGRQVMWPRGEDGDWIWVVGNARSLEMALRYSASEMLRWLMAEFEIEASAACMLLAQSAKFDIANATNPMVTVACRLAKSRFLSSRRRAPARLTES
- a CDS encoding ABC transporter ATP-binding protein, producing the protein MGQVEHLNSREARPPLAYTSDLICDFPIRRGRSIRALNGVSIRLQKGESVALVGESGSGKTTLARAIAGLIKPISGSVFFKSHDLGRLKPSELRRLRRFMQIVFQHPSESLNPRMSVKETLGEPLKLHYRMNKKQRRRRTLELLELVNLDERFIDRQPSELSGGQQQRVSIARALATEPELLILDEPTTGLDALNRVAILELLNKLRENSGLTYLFITHDMSLIKKVCERAVVLYSGQIVEDACCDVLLKEPAHPYSRKLVSSILVPRVGSSRPREYSRNKAKTIISNSSGCPFYCQCPSAIPECEARQQSLVTVGKEHKIACAPLAQSIKD
- a CDS encoding M20/M25/M40 family metallo-hydrolase: MAEVERELISALVSIGLQVSKCPYSLSNVAGNKDLGTHEEGDWSDTVYEELNGQNIVALKPGAGSDVIVLGAHFDTTRDSPGADDNTSSLVALLEVARLLAPLELDATLLFVAFDMEEIGYHGSRVFVRDQLPEPPKAAIVFESVGYTSTEPGSQKTPPGFRLLYPRQARKLKQCEYRGNWSAIVHRRNSRRLARRIADELDGVSCENSTILMSDPGDLPLVGDLIRKVAPFVRNFGRSDHIAFWEQNIPAIMITDTANFRNPHYHQPSDLPDTLDYGHLRQVIAATAIAIEALAIGGS
- a CDS encoding ABC transporter ATP-binding protein; the encoded protein is MKPSERTTPVPLLEIRDLEVSVYQAGKQIKLLDGFDLSICSSEIVGVIGETGAGKSISAWATMGLLPEAASITHGSIFWKGDDLVKADAQHLRRIRGRQISIISQNPVSALNPFLTLGDQIVRMIRAHERVSRRAALSRAIEQLQAVGFPKGAESHHSFPHQLSGGMAQRAIIAIAMISKPSLLIADEPTTGLDATLQADILDLIDELVTDSGASVWLITHDMGVVARLADKVAVMFAGQVVEESPTTTVLEKPCHPYTRGLIDALTLVTHPRLKVDGPPPDLLNRPLGCQFQYRCPWRTENCKMPVPVAKVALHQSVRCILAHREAAIPSEESLNKEF